A window of Synechococcus sp. MEDNS5 contains these coding sequences:
- a CDS encoding flavin prenyltransferase UbiX produces MSAPFVIGVSGASAQQLAERSIQWLLRAGHNVHVIVSRGAHEVWRAERGIAVPVDPCQQHQFWRDHLDVQSGELICHRWDDQAAVVASGSVVTRGMVVVPCSMGTVGRLAAGLAGDLLERSADVHLKEGRPLVIAPREMPWNLIHLRNLTTLAEAGARIAPPIPAWYTQPESLDDMLDFLVMRLFDGLDESLTEQNRWQGRRP; encoded by the coding sequence ATGAGCGCCCCTTTCGTCATCGGCGTCAGCGGCGCATCGGCCCAGCAATTAGCTGAACGCAGCATTCAATGGCTTCTCCGGGCTGGGCACAACGTGCACGTGATTGTGAGCCGGGGAGCCCACGAAGTTTGGAGAGCTGAACGGGGCATCGCCGTCCCGGTGGATCCCTGCCAGCAGCACCAGTTCTGGCGTGACCATCTCGATGTGCAGAGCGGCGAGCTGATCTGCCATCGCTGGGATGATCAAGCCGCTGTGGTGGCCAGTGGCAGTGTGGTGACCCGGGGAATGGTGGTTGTTCCCTGCTCGATGGGAACCGTGGGGCGCCTGGCGGCTGGACTGGCAGGAGACCTGCTGGAGCGCAGTGCGGATGTGCATCTCAAGGAAGGCAGGCCCCTTGTCATTGCCCCGAGAGAAATGCCATGGAACCTGATTCATCTGCGCAATCTCACAACGCTTGCCGAAGCTGGAGCCAGGATTGCGCCGCCTATTCCAGCCTGGTACACCCAACCGGAATCCCTCGACGACATGCTCGATTTTCTCGTCATGCGCCTGTTTGATGGCTTGGACGAGTCACTCACAGAACAGAACCGTTGGCAGGGACGAAGGCCATGA
- a CDS encoding RNB domain-containing ribonuclease: MKFTVADLLDQVPSDGTLETAKLEKILRLTNRSEKQSLALALQALTRLGILSTDDSGDIQRCISDDLVEARLRCSSKGFCFAIRDDGGDDIYIRDHQLNHAWNGDRVLVRITREGGRRRSPEGGVQCILERATTSLLAAVEQQEDKLVAVPLDDRILATIELPSEDAGHADTPADEAVAEVILDRYPVAQFSAQGHVSRALPLNGGAEADRDLMLTKANLHQRPSPPRASLKAPAAKKRLDCTDQPALLLTGWSASEAVSLPAVHVIPHEGGTRLWIHAPAVAERLTPGNSLDQWLLDQSESICLGQQWLPLLSPALTKASAFRVGEVQDAVTLRLDFGPDREWKDWEFSLTKIRPVAEITSEHLAALEARKPKARAIPAALKAIKEQISQLETLIFCARNAHECEKAAGLIELDLPRPQLDTLGDLNPLAPDGDATSSTEPLNPAAPESVMAVLLRTAHRVWNSHSQDLRLPAVLLSAPPADDSALTDVAKAAIALDVPLELDEDGTPSADELAKAVAGCESSRVLNLQLRHALPDSTYRLSDAAATTGSLQTDDNSTDAETEVASSAEVDEPANNDAETSGSVWAQSLAPWCCPTLHYADVLNQQVLCHLLNEGKDRPSVRHKDKVPIGRQGASDQITWPLFTASQDQKLSELFRERIVQRLNTGRRQVAELRKDVVAMAQARSAEPMVNQEQTGVISGVQSYGFFVEIPPSMVEGLVHVSSLNDDWYEYRSRQNRLVGRRSRRVYQLGDQVKVNVLKVDVLRNQIDLEVALNDDSSHESTEADPLPVAVSDA; this comes from the coding sequence ATGAAATTCACGGTCGCTGATCTGCTCGACCAGGTTCCCTCCGATGGAACCTTGGAAACGGCAAAGCTCGAGAAGATCCTGAGGCTCACCAATCGATCAGAAAAACAGTCTCTCGCGTTGGCACTGCAAGCTCTCACGCGCCTCGGGATCCTGAGCACCGATGACAGCGGAGACATCCAACGCTGCATCTCCGATGACCTTGTAGAAGCCCGCCTTCGTTGCAGCAGCAAGGGCTTTTGTTTTGCAATCCGCGATGATGGCGGTGATGACATCTATATCCGCGATCACCAGTTGAATCATGCCTGGAACGGCGATCGCGTTCTTGTGCGCATCACCCGGGAAGGAGGTCGCCGTCGTTCTCCAGAAGGAGGTGTGCAATGCATTCTCGAACGGGCCACCACGAGCCTTCTGGCGGCTGTCGAACAGCAGGAGGACAAGCTTGTGGCTGTCCCCCTCGACGACAGGATTCTGGCGACCATCGAGCTTCCCTCCGAGGATGCAGGCCACGCGGACACTCCCGCGGATGAAGCGGTCGCCGAAGTCATTCTTGACCGCTACCCCGTCGCGCAGTTCTCTGCCCAGGGCCATGTCTCCCGTGCATTGCCTCTCAATGGCGGAGCTGAGGCGGATCGGGACCTGATGTTGACCAAAGCCAACCTCCATCAACGGCCCAGCCCACCACGCGCATCACTCAAGGCACCCGCAGCCAAAAAGCGGCTGGATTGCACGGATCAGCCGGCATTGCTGCTCACAGGCTGGTCGGCAAGCGAGGCTGTCTCGCTGCCGGCAGTTCATGTCATCCCCCACGAGGGAGGGACGCGTCTTTGGATCCATGCGCCAGCCGTAGCGGAACGGCTGACCCCTGGGAACAGTCTCGACCAGTGGCTGCTGGACCAGTCAGAGAGCATCTGCCTTGGCCAGCAATGGCTTCCGCTTCTGAGCCCAGCGCTAACAAAGGCCAGCGCTTTTCGCGTCGGCGAAGTTCAGGATGCTGTCACGCTTCGGCTGGATTTCGGCCCTGACCGTGAATGGAAAGACTGGGAGTTCTCATTAACCAAGATCCGTCCTGTTGCTGAGATCACCAGCGAACATCTGGCTGCCCTCGAAGCACGCAAACCGAAAGCCCGGGCGATTCCAGCGGCCTTGAAAGCGATCAAAGAGCAGATCAGCCAGCTGGAAACTCTGATCTTCTGTGCCAGAAACGCCCATGAGTGCGAAAAGGCTGCAGGTTTAATTGAACTGGATCTGCCCAGGCCTCAGCTCGACACCCTGGGAGATTTGAATCCGCTCGCCCCAGATGGTGATGCAACCAGCTCGACAGAACCGCTGAATCCTGCCGCTCCGGAATCGGTCATGGCTGTGCTGTTGCGCACGGCCCACCGGGTCTGGAACTCCCACAGCCAGGATCTGCGTCTCCCTGCGGTGCTTCTGAGTGCCCCACCCGCCGACGACTCCGCTCTGACGGATGTCGCCAAAGCGGCCATTGCCCTTGATGTTCCTCTCGAACTCGATGAAGACGGAACGCCGTCCGCAGATGAACTTGCCAAGGCTGTCGCCGGTTGTGAGTCGAGCCGCGTACTTAATCTCCAGCTTCGGCATGCACTGCCCGACAGCACCTACCGACTCAGTGATGCTGCAGCGACGACTGGAAGCCTCCAAACCGATGACAACAGCACTGATGCCGAGACAGAGGTTGCATCCTCAGCAGAGGTTGATGAACCGGCCAACAATGACGCAGAGACATCCGGTTCTGTTTGGGCTCAATCCCTGGCTCCCTGGTGTTGCCCGACTCTTCATTACGCCGATGTCCTGAATCAGCAGGTGCTGTGTCACCTGCTCAACGAGGGCAAGGACCGGCCCAGCGTGCGTCACAAAGACAAGGTGCCGATCGGACGCCAGGGGGCAAGCGATCAGATCACCTGGCCCCTTTTCACTGCCTCGCAGGATCAGAAACTGTCAGAGCTGTTCCGGGAACGGATCGTCCAGCGTCTGAATACAGGCCGACGTCAGGTGGCAGAGCTACGCAAAGACGTGGTCGCCATGGCTCAAGCCAGAAGTGCCGAACCGATGGTGAATCAGGAGCAAACCGGCGTGATCAGTGGTGTGCAGAGCTATGGATTCTTTGTGGAGATCCCTCCATCGATGGTGGAAGGGTTAGTGCACGTCAGCTCATTGAATGACGACTGGTACGAATACCGCTCCCGGCAGAATCGACTCGTGGGTCGACGGAGTCGCAGGGTTTATCAACTCGGCGACCAAGTGAAGGTGAATGTGCTGAAAGTTGACGTGCTGCGAAACCAGATCGACCTGGAGGTGGCGCTCAACGACGATTCTTCGCACGAATCCACGGAAGCCGATCCCCTGCCTGTGGCCGTGTCAGACGCATGA
- a CDS encoding TMEM165/GDT1 family protein: MNLTLLLSTFVTVFLAELGDKTQLATVAISGTSDRPLAVFLGSSSALVIASLIGAVAGGSLSTIIPADWLQLLASVGFLVIGLRLLWPKLKTESSIIPERD; encoded by the coding sequence ATGAACCTCACGCTGCTGCTTTCAACCTTCGTCACCGTGTTTCTGGCTGAGCTCGGCGACAAGACGCAGTTGGCAACCGTCGCCATTAGCGGCACCTCTGATCGGCCGTTGGCGGTCTTCCTAGGATCGTCCAGCGCCCTCGTGATCGCAAGCCTGATCGGAGCGGTAGCGGGAGGCTCCCTGTCGACAATCATTCCAGCCGATTGGCTCCAGCTGCTGGCATCCGTTGGGTTCCTGGTGATCGGACTCCGACTTCTCTGGCCGAAGCTGAAAACAGAGAGCAGCATCATTCCCGAACGGGACTGA
- a CDS encoding TMEM165/GDT1 family protein, with product MTDAGSSQRPGFTTVLVSTFTTVFLAELGDKTQLATLLLSAESGQPWLVFGGAALALICSSLVGVLVGRWLSSVLQPERLEQMAGLLMVGLGLWLGSQALRSVLGSHPL from the coding sequence ATGACCGACGCCGGAAGCTCTCAGCGTCCAGGGTTCACAACCGTTCTGGTCAGTACTTTCACCACTGTGTTCCTGGCGGAACTTGGAGACAAAACACAGTTGGCAACGCTGTTGCTCTCCGCAGAATCGGGTCAGCCTTGGTTGGTCTTCGGTGGTGCCGCTCTGGCACTGATCTGTTCCAGTCTTGTCGGCGTGCTCGTTGGCCGCTGGCTGTCGTCGGTGCTGCAACCAGAACGACTGGAACAGATGGCAGGTCTCCTGATGGTGGGACTTGGCTTGTGGCTCGGATCCCAGGCACTACGTTCGGTCCTGGGCAGCCATCCCCTCTGA
- a CDS encoding YkgJ family cysteine cluster protein has product MSRHTLNWACLQHCGACCKLAPEERQEAIEALTPEQQSQYLAMVGPDGWCIHFDSGARRCRIYEERPDFCRVASLCSLFEVPKDRADAFAIACCRQQIRSVHGGRSLELRKFERLIRSTPPSR; this is encoded by the coding sequence ATGAGTCGCCATACCCTGAACTGGGCCTGCCTCCAGCACTGCGGCGCCTGCTGCAAGCTGGCCCCGGAGGAACGTCAGGAAGCGATCGAAGCCCTGACACCTGAACAGCAGAGCCAATACCTGGCGATGGTGGGGCCCGACGGATGGTGCATTCACTTCGACAGCGGTGCCAGGCGATGTCGCATCTATGAAGAACGCCCGGATTTCTGTCGTGTCGCCAGCCTTTGCAGCCTCTTCGAGGTTCCCAAAGACCGCGCTGACGCCTTCGCCATCGCCTGCTGCCGCCAGCAGATTCGTTCGGTTCATGGCGGACGCAGTCTGGAACTGCGTAAGTTCGAACGTCTGATTCGATCCACGCCTCCATCGCGATGA
- the psb30 gene encoding photosystem II reaction center protein Ycf12/Psb30 has translation MGIDFHLIANFGALALITLAGPAVIFILFYRRGAL, from the coding sequence ATGGGAATCGATTTCCACCTGATCGCCAATTTCGGTGCACTGGCCTTGATCACCCTGGCAGGTCCAGCAGTGATCTTCATCCTCTTCTACCGCCGCGGCGCACTCTGA
- a CDS encoding chloride channel protein translates to MSPDSRQETALIPGTLRSQRQLLSLVRHFISLVVVGVLIGLACLPLNLVDRVQEKLYALMPTNAASPWTLPGVLLALAPLVVMPVLLMLQRGPWHEGAGSGIPSTMNGLKDPSLLPRAMAAPGTVQRGLLWSIATVAMFPLGREGPVVQFGAAVARACHQRFKGWLPSLSERQMVAIGGGAGLAGGFNTPLLGAVFMLEELTADYAIVTIWPALVISVAAAGLSNIGGQPMFGLGVLNIVTPELEQLMMAIPIGLVAGLVGGLFNKGLVWLTQRLSASVRQRPLRTGLYLGGGLSLLALMSWGTSTSDGESLVRQLIEQGMPNPLENESYWLTGVTSLWITVVRVIAPMLALSPGVPGGLIDPSLTFGAVLGYTVCAIAGYSGQLGIGLGLAAGLSGATQLPLVSIIFAWRLAGDQQLFAGVVLAAVLASYTGRLVCRDPVYHGLSKLKRQSAPRR, encoded by the coding sequence ATGAGTCCGGACAGTCGCCAGGAAACCGCCCTGATTCCAGGGACTTTGCGCTCCCAACGCCAGTTGCTGAGCTTGGTGCGTCATTTCATCAGCCTGGTGGTTGTTGGCGTGCTGATCGGCTTGGCCTGCCTGCCGCTCAACCTTGTGGATCGCGTTCAGGAAAAGCTTTATGCCCTGATGCCCACGAATGCAGCCAGCCCATGGACACTGCCCGGTGTTCTTCTGGCGCTGGCACCGCTGGTCGTGATGCCTGTCCTCCTGATGCTGCAGCGCGGTCCGTGGCATGAGGGAGCAGGGTCCGGAATTCCGTCCACGATGAATGGATTAAAGGATCCTTCACTGCTGCCAAGGGCGATGGCGGCTCCAGGCACGGTGCAACGCGGCCTGCTCTGGTCGATCGCCACCGTGGCCATGTTTCCCCTGGGAAGGGAGGGGCCTGTTGTGCAGTTCGGTGCCGCAGTGGCCAGAGCTTGCCATCAGCGTTTCAAGGGTTGGCTGCCGTCTCTGAGCGAACGGCAGATGGTGGCCATCGGTGGAGGCGCCGGCCTGGCCGGGGGCTTCAACACCCCTCTGCTCGGAGCCGTTTTCATGCTGGAGGAGCTTACGGCCGATTACGCCATTGTGACCATCTGGCCTGCTCTGGTGATCAGTGTTGCGGCAGCAGGACTGTCGAACATCGGCGGGCAACCGATGTTCGGCCTTGGCGTTCTCAACATCGTGACGCCGGAGTTGGAACAGCTGATGATGGCGATCCCGATTGGACTTGTGGCCGGCCTTGTTGGCGGCCTGTTCAACAAGGGACTCGTCTGGCTCACCCAGAGACTGTCGGCATCAGTCAGGCAACGGCCTCTGCGCACGGGCCTCTATCTCGGTGGAGGTCTGAGCCTGCTGGCTCTGATGAGCTGGGGAACATCCACCTCCGATGGTGAATCTCTCGTACGCCAACTGATCGAGCAGGGAATGCCAAATCCGCTTGAAAACGAAAGTTACTGGCTGACAGGCGTAACCAGTCTTTGGATCACCGTTGTCCGGGTGATTGCTCCGATGCTGGCTCTCAGCCCGGGAGTTCCTGGAGGCCTGATCGATCCCTCGCTGACCTTCGGAGCTGTTCTGGGTTACACCGTCTGTGCGATCGCCGGTTACAGCGGTCAACTGGGAATCGGATTGGGTCTTGCGGCAGGGCTTTCAGGGGCGACCCAGCTCCCCCTGGTATCCATCATCTTTGCCTGGCGTCTCGCCGGTGATCAGCAGTTGTTCGCCGGCGTGGTGCTGGCGGCTGTTCTCGCCTCATACACGGGGCGCCTGGTGTGCAGGGATCCGGTGTATCACGGGTTGAGCAAGCTCAAACGTCAGAGTGCGCCGCGGCGGTAG
- the recJ gene encoding single-stranded-DNA-specific exonuclease RecJ has protein sequence MVEVARQQQWRLPRPIDGIPLDRIALPQPLRAVLYRRGLSTTEDVESLLSDQDPPAPHDHFPQLAPALARLQTACRTGESLAVCGDYDADGMTSTALLLRAFRCLGANPKAAIPSRMDDGYGLNPGMVEQLHAEGIRLLITVDNGVAAREALERAADLEVDVILTDHHTLPDQPPKAKALIHPATTPENSPYRGLAGVGLAYILARTLALEMNRPEAIGSSRDLFCIGTVADMAPLTGANRSLLKEGLKHLHRSSCPGVQALQQLAGLGDRPLVADDIGFQLAPRINAVGRIGDPVLVVDLLTAEDQDQAYELGRRCDVLNRQRRDLCDAIEAEAIALLDSDPSPLPPFVLLAQSHWHHGVIGIVAARLVERYQRPAALLAADGDGFMRASVRAPEGFAVDEALKHCGHLLERFGGHPAAGGFTVQVSAVTELHDGLNRLAATWIDKRGEGLLVEPEALLTLEEINHDLWAGLQKLEPFGAGHPKPLFWSRGCRVLEQQPLRGGHRRLTLEQNGTERQAIIWRWPAAAAIPQTIDLTYRLTQNHWRGETRFQLEIQALRIHHPVMELSRGSGVYKMQRLGPKALEVLNPAGESLICKINDIGALESEDSRARHPYVAGLLQEACVGLGLCP, from the coding sequence ATGGTTGAGGTCGCCCGACAGCAGCAGTGGCGCCTGCCGCGGCCCATCGATGGCATCCCCCTTGATCGCATTGCTTTACCCCAACCGCTCAGAGCTGTTCTTTATCGGCGCGGCCTCTCAACAACAGAAGACGTGGAGTCTCTCCTGAGCGATCAGGACCCGCCGGCTCCCCACGACCACTTCCCCCAGCTCGCCCCAGCGCTTGCGCGCCTTCAGACGGCATGCCGGACGGGGGAGTCTCTGGCCGTTTGCGGTGATTACGACGCCGACGGCATGACCAGCACTGCCCTGCTGCTGCGTGCCTTCCGCTGTCTTGGTGCCAATCCGAAAGCAGCCATTCCAAGCCGGATGGACGATGGCTACGGGTTAAACCCGGGGATGGTGGAACAGCTCCATGCGGAGGGGATCAGGCTTTTGATCACCGTCGACAACGGAGTAGCTGCAAGGGAGGCACTGGAGCGCGCCGCAGACCTCGAGGTGGATGTGATCCTCACAGACCACCACACCCTTCCGGATCAGCCTCCGAAAGCCAAGGCCCTGATTCATCCGGCCACAACCCCTGAAAACTCGCCGTATCGCGGTCTTGCAGGCGTGGGTCTCGCCTACATCCTGGCCCGCACACTGGCGTTGGAGATGAACAGGCCCGAAGCGATTGGCAGCTCCCGAGACCTCTTCTGCATCGGCACCGTGGCCGATATGGCACCCCTGACAGGGGCCAACCGCAGTCTGCTGAAGGAAGGGTTGAAACACCTTCACCGCAGCAGTTGTCCGGGTGTGCAAGCTCTGCAGCAGCTGGCTGGACTGGGTGATCGCCCCCTTGTCGCCGATGACATCGGTTTCCAGCTGGCACCCAGAATTAATGCGGTCGGCCGCATCGGTGATCCTGTGCTGGTGGTGGACCTTCTCACCGCGGAAGATCAAGACCAGGCCTACGAACTGGGACGCCGTTGTGACGTCCTCAACCGGCAACGCCGCGACCTGTGCGATGCGATCGAAGCGGAAGCCATTGCGTTGCTGGACAGCGACCCATCGCCCTTACCGCCTTTCGTTCTGTTGGCTCAAAGCCATTGGCATCACGGGGTGATCGGGATCGTGGCCGCCCGTTTGGTTGAGCGTTATCAAAGGCCGGCCGCCCTTCTTGCGGCAGATGGGGACGGATTCATGCGGGCATCCGTGCGGGCTCCAGAGGGTTTCGCGGTGGATGAAGCTCTGAAGCACTGCGGCCATCTGCTGGAACGCTTTGGCGGACATCCCGCAGCAGGAGGCTTCACGGTTCAGGTGTCAGCCGTGACAGAGCTCCACGACGGGCTGAACAGGCTGGCCGCAACCTGGATCGATAAGAGGGGTGAGGGGTTGCTGGTGGAACCGGAGGCACTTCTAACGCTGGAGGAGATCAACCATGACCTCTGGGCAGGCCTGCAGAAGCTGGAACCCTTTGGCGCAGGACATCCCAAGCCACTGTTCTGGTCCAGAGGTTGCCGGGTGTTGGAACAACAACCACTGCGCGGCGGGCATCGACGCCTGACCCTGGAGCAGAACGGCACGGAACGTCAGGCCATCATCTGGCGATGGCCCGCCGCCGCTGCGATTCCGCAGACGATTGATCTGACCTACAGGCTCACCCAGAATCACTGGCGTGGGGAGACCCGGTTTCAGCTGGAGATCCAGGCCCTGCGGATTCACCATCCGGTGATGGAACTCAGTCGCGGATCTGGGGTTTACAAGATGCAGCGTTTGGGACCGAAAGCCCTCGAAGTGTTGAATCCCGCCGGTGAGTCTTTGATCTGCAAGATCAACGACATCGGTGCGCTGGAGAGTGAAGACAGTCGGGCCCGGCACCCCTACGTTGCGGGCCTGCTGCAAGAGGCCTGCGTGGGTCTCGGCCTTTGCCCATGA
- a CDS encoding HAD-IA family hydrolase — MSRLQAVFWDVDGTLADTEMSGHRVAYNRAFSELGIDWNWDPDLYAELLTIPGGTKRMQRFAKRCSVSLSPDLLQRLREAKQRHYLDLIRAGAVRWRPGVLRLLKDLQQAGVQQWIVTSSGLASVQALLEVLHGFSAGPFCGWVTADDVRCSKPDPEPYQLALRLSGVDPDCAIALEDSAPGLRSARAAGLRCLLTPSPWDPELPMDNHHATAVLDHFGAETSCQIHSGPPCEGGRVTLKYLEMLLDLGQE; from the coding sequence ATGTCTCGACTGCAAGCCGTCTTTTGGGATGTGGACGGGACGCTTGCTGACACGGAGATGTCCGGCCATCGGGTGGCCTACAACCGTGCCTTCTCCGAGCTGGGTATCGACTGGAACTGGGACCCTGACCTGTATGCCGAGCTCTTGACCATTCCCGGGGGTACCAAGCGCATGCAGCGGTTTGCCAAGCGGTGCTCTGTGTCTCTGTCGCCCGATCTGCTCCAACGGTTACGTGAGGCCAAGCAGCGTCACTACCTCGACTTGATTCGCGCCGGTGCAGTGCGGTGGCGGCCAGGAGTGCTGCGGCTTCTCAAGGACCTTCAGCAGGCTGGTGTTCAGCAGTGGATCGTCACCAGCAGCGGACTTGCTTCCGTTCAGGCGCTCTTAGAGGTCCTGCATGGTTTCAGCGCAGGCCCTTTCTGCGGTTGGGTGACAGCGGACGATGTCCGTTGTTCAAAACCGGATCCAGAGCCTTATCAGCTTGCTCTACGACTCAGTGGTGTTGATCCAGACTGCGCGATCGCCTTGGAGGACTCAGCACCAGGTTTGCGTTCGGCTCGTGCGGCAGGACTGCGCTGCCTGTTGACTCCATCCCCTTGGGATCCTGAACTGCCCATGGACAATCACCATGCCACGGCTGTTTTGGATCATTTCGGAGCTGAAACCTCGTGTCAGATCCACAGCGGCCCCCCTTGTGAAGGCGGCCGGGTCACGCTGAAGTATTTGGAGATGCTGCTTGATCTGGGTCAGGAATGA
- a CDS encoding DUF565 domain-containing protein produces the protein MTLHVTRYDRLQRRVGAHLSQALVGPWRRRSVGLLALLFGFIVGSNVTMYWYQKSGQERPIAVLMMVAVLEVLVRLRSRVRMDPWPLGWLALDNLRIGTVYAVVFEAFKLGS, from the coding sequence ATGACGCTGCATGTCACGCGATACGACCGGCTTCAGCGTCGGGTGGGAGCTCATCTGTCCCAGGCGCTGGTCGGTCCTTGGCGTCGCAGGAGTGTGGGACTGCTGGCCTTGCTATTCGGTTTCATTGTGGGCAGCAACGTCACGATGTACTGGTACCAGAAATCGGGTCAGGAGCGCCCCATCGCCGTTCTGATGATGGTGGCGGTTTTAGAAGTTCTGGTGCGGTTGCGGAGCAGGGTGCGGATGGATCCTTGGCCTCTGGGGTGGCTCGCTCTCGACAATCTGCGGATTGGAACCGTCTACGCCGTTGTGTTTGAGGCTTTCAAGCTTGGCTCGTAA
- a CDS encoding kinase: MARNIRPDAPLGGHALLELLGWPDPECWWRHWQARGGLSLVRDHWAVPVDDAWIASLALPLLTRVEQAHAENAPTLLGVSALPGCGKTTLCSWIKHAADHLGWSVEHLSIDDFYWPADELERSMAGNPWGVPRALPGSHDLIGMERCLQTWLQGDCLEAPRFDKSLRGGRGDRCGSTISKPRVVLLEGWFLGAVVREHNDEAMQQQLTPSERQWRPKALRKLREYATIWSMLDELWHLRIENVDASARWKRQQLNTLLESTGVNFVENELSDFNRMVQVALPSRCLDCIPGATIIVDLTSERAVREVRFR, translated from the coding sequence TTGGCTCGTAACATTCGACCGGACGCACCTCTCGGGGGGCATGCCCTGCTGGAGCTGTTGGGTTGGCCCGATCCGGAATGTTGGTGGCGCCACTGGCAGGCCCGTGGCGGTTTGAGCCTGGTGCGGGATCATTGGGCTGTTCCTGTCGATGACGCCTGGATTGCGTCCCTGGCTCTTCCGCTTCTGACCCGAGTCGAACAGGCCCATGCCGAGAATGCCCCGACGTTGCTCGGGGTCAGCGCCCTGCCGGGTTGTGGCAAGACCACCCTCTGCAGCTGGATCAAACATGCTGCCGACCATCTCGGCTGGTCGGTGGAGCATCTATCGATCGACGACTTCTATTGGCCTGCAGATGAGTTGGAACGCAGCATGGCCGGGAATCCGTGGGGAGTCCCCCGGGCTTTGCCTGGCAGTCATGACCTCATCGGAATGGAACGATGCCTGCAGACTTGGCTGCAGGGAGACTGTCTTGAGGCGCCACGGTTTGACAAGTCTCTTCGGGGAGGACGTGGCGACCGTTGCGGTTCAACCATCTCCAAGCCACGGGTGGTGTTGCTGGAGGGATGGTTTCTCGGTGCGGTAGTGCGTGAGCACAATGATGAGGCAATGCAGCAACAGCTGACGCCCTCAGAACGTCAGTGGCGTCCCAAAGCACTCAGAAAGCTCAGAGAGTACGCAACGATCTGGTCCATGCTCGATGAGCTCTGGCATCTGCGTATCGAGAACGTTGATGCCTCCGCGCGCTGGAAGCGTCAGCAATTGAACACGCTCTTGGAAAGCACCGGAGTGAACTTTGTTGAGAACGAACTCTCTGATTTCAATCGAATGGTTCAGGTGGCTCTGCCGAGCCGTTGTCTCGATTGCATTCCAGGAGCCACGATCATCGTGGACCTCACGAGCGAAAGGGCCGTTCGCGAGGTCCGTTTCCGCTGA
- the rpmF gene encoding 50S ribosomal protein L32, whose protein sequence is MAVPKKKTSKSKRNQRHAVWKAKAATAAQKALSIGKSVLSGRAQGFVYPVAEADDSES, encoded by the coding sequence ATGGCCGTCCCGAAGAAGAAAACCTCTAAGAGCAAGCGCAACCAACGGCATGCCGTCTGGAAAGCCAAGGCAGCAACTGCAGCCCAGAAGGCTCTTTCCATTGGCAAATCCGTTCTGAGCGGCCGTGCTCAAGGTTTCGTCTATCCCGTGGCGGAAGCCGACGATTCCGAAAGCTGA